In a single window of the Planctomycetia bacterium genome:
- a CDS encoding IS630 family transposase has product MKAARQRWQAALGGLDPDRLVFIDESSAKTNLTRLRGRAPRGQRVKAHAPNGRWQTTTMLCGLRLSGPTAPMLLPGAIDGAAFTAYVRQVLAPTLKPDDIVVMDNLASHHAPGAMEAIAQVGATALFLPPYSPDFNPIEPMWSKVKQYLRSAAARSFEPLCKAMGRAIAAVTPGDAIGYFTHCGIATEMRKPL; this is encoded by the coding sequence GTGAAGGCGGCGCGGCAGCGCTGGCAGGCGGCGCTGGGCGGCCTCGATCCGGATCGCCTTGTTTTTATTGATGAGAGCTCGGCCAAGACCAACCTGACGCGGCTGCGGGGCCGCGCCCCGCGCGGGCAGCGGGTCAAGGCCCATGCGCCCAATGGCCGTTGGCAGACCACGACGATGCTCTGCGGACTGCGGCTGAGCGGACCCACCGCGCCGATGCTGTTGCCCGGGGCGATCGATGGCGCGGCCTTCACGGCCTATGTCCGCCAGGTTCTCGCGCCCACCCTCAAGCCGGACGACATCGTGGTGATGGACAACCTGGCCTCGCACCACGCCCCGGGCGCGATGGAGGCCATCGCTCAAGTCGGCGCCACCGCTTTGTTCCTGCCGCCGTACTCGCCCGACTTCAATCCGATTGAACCGATGTGGTCAAAGGTGAAGCAGTACCTGCGAAGTGCGGCGGCGCGAAGCTTCGAGCCGTTGTGCAAGGCGATGGGCCGCGCGATTGCCGCCGTGACGCCCGGCGATGCCATCGGCTACTTTACGCA